The proteins below come from a single Triticum aestivum cultivar Chinese Spring chromosome 5D, IWGSC CS RefSeq v2.1, whole genome shotgun sequence genomic window:
- the LOC123124325 gene encoding E3 ubiquitin-protein ligase RMA2 — protein sequence MTEVTKEKCRPADKLQHSINDAIVGVPGGATAACWDCSICLEVASEPVVTLCGHLYCWPCIFRWLTTSSKSKSRASPSARCPVCKAAVSEDHLVPLYGRARATTLSPAGGRGGGVCQVPCRSPVPGPNVEERLHGPDSDDGGNFYYYYDNVGINGLDCSNAERLLGGIALAVLLPWATRGAGGRPPPPSLYRDGEGWRMARQQRRVARRLRQIWVFLAMVAFLCFLLL from the coding sequence ATGACGGAGGTGACCAAGGAGAAATGCCGGCCGGCCGACAAGCTGCAGCATAGCATCAATGATGCCATCGTCGGAGTGCCTGGCGGCGCGACGGCGGCGTGCTGGGACTGCAGCATCTGCCTGGAGGTGGCGTCGGAGCCGGTGGTGACGCTGTGCGGCCACCTCTACTGCTGGCCCTGCATCTTCCGCTGGCtcaccacctcctccaagtccaagTCCCGCGCCTCGCCCTCCGCGCGCTGCCCCGTCTGCAAGGCCGCCGTCTCCGAGGACCACCTCGTGCCGCTCTACGGCCGCGCTCGCGCCACCACCCTAAGCCCGGCCGGAGGCAGAGGAGGCGGCGTCTGTCAGGTGCCGTGTCGTTCGCCGGTGCCGGGGCCGAACGTGGAGGAGCGCCTTCACGGGCCGGACTCGGACGATGGCGGCAACTTCTACTACTACTACGACAACGTCGGCATCAATGGCCTGGACTGCTCCAACGCGGAGCGCTTGCTCGGCGGCATCGCGCTGGCGGTGCTACTCCCATGGGCGACGAGGGGCGCCGGTGGAAGGCCGCCACCGCCGTCGTTGTACCGCGACGGCGAGGGCTGGAGGATGGCGCGCCAGCAGAGGCGGGTGGCGCGCAGGTTGCGGCAGATATGGGTGTTCCTCGCCATGGTGGCGTTCCTCTGCTTCCTCCTTCTTTGA